The proteins below come from a single Ignavibacteriales bacterium genomic window:
- the nuoH gene encoding NADH-quinone oxidoreductase subunit NuoH has product MYQFLYNLIGNEIIAGFIVAVVPLSIILVFALFGIWLERKVSAHMQDRLGPMRTGWHGWLQTIADLMKMLQKEDIVAHDADKSLYNLAPILVFTGSFAVYAVIPFSSKLLGSEVEVGLFYVLAISSIVVAGILMAGWSANNKYSLLGAMRAAAQIVSYEIPTALIVLSMIMLTGTLSLDKISQMQTSSFWNWNIFGGATIGLSKFLLIPFMFIGALIMFISTLAEVNRVPFDIPEAESELVAGYFTEYCGMKWGMFMLAEYGNMFAVSAVISILFFGGYQSPIGYFGNTIGASWLVPFEQGFWFIAKGLTLVFVQMWLRWTLPRLRVDQLMTVCWKYLIPYAFINLIIIGIISIL; this is encoded by the coding sequence ATGTATCAATTCCTCTACAACTTAATTGGTAACGAAATAATTGCTGGATTCATCGTAGCGGTTGTTCCCCTTTCCATAATTCTTGTTTTTGCTCTCTTTGGTATTTGGTTGGAAAGAAAAGTCTCAGCACATATGCAGGATAGATTAGGTCCAATGCGTACCGGATGGCACGGCTGGCTTCAAACAATTGCAGATTTGATGAAGATGTTACAGAAAGAAGATATTGTTGCTCACGATGCAGATAAATCTCTTTATAACTTAGCTCCTATTCTTGTTTTTACAGGAAGTTTTGCAGTTTATGCAGTAATCCCCTTCTCAAGTAAATTACTTGGCAGCGAAGTTGAAGTGGGACTTTTTTATGTTCTTGCAATCTCCAGTATAGTTGTTGCCGGTATTTTGATGGCTGGCTGGTCTGCAAATAATAAATATTCACTCCTTGGTGCAATGCGTGCCGCAGCTCAAATTGTTAGTTACGAAATTCCAACTGCTTTAATTGTTCTTTCGATGATTATGCTTACGGGCACTCTCAGTCTTGATAAAATCAGTCAGATGCAAACATCATCATTTTGGAATTGGAATATATTCGGCGGTGCAACAATAGGATTATCAAAATTTTTATTGATTCCTTTTATGTTTATCGGTGCACTTATTATGTTTATAAGTACCCTTGCAGAAGTAAACAGAGTACCGTTTGATATACCCGAAGCAGAATCTGAATTAGTTGCCGGATACTTTACTGAATACTGCGGAATGAAATGGGGAATGTTTATGCTTGCGGAATATGGAAATATGTTTGCTGTCTCTGCAGTCATTTCGATTTTGTTCTTTGGCGGATATCAATCACCAATCGGTTATTTCGGAAATACAATTGGTGCTTCCTGGCTTGTTCCTTTTGAACAAGGATTCTGGTTCATCGCAAAAGGATTGACTCTCGTTTTTGTACAAATGTGGTTAAGATGGACTCTCCCGCGTTTGCGTGTTGATCAGCTCATGACCGTTTGCTGGAAATATTTAATTCCTTACGCATTTATAAATCTAATTATTATTGGAATAATTTCTATACTATAA
- a CDS encoding NADH-quinone oxidoreductase subunit I, whose amino-acid sequence MKQYFKNTWDGIFTVLVGMKITFKHLFVPAVTIQYPDVKVVLPERVRNRLYVNMDDCIGCDQCSRACPVSCIEIETIKSVPGDDLGITSNGKKKALWVTKFNIDIAKCCYCQLCVFPCPTECIYMTNVYEFAEFERSNLLYKFATLTDEEVSQKKINYDKMQAEKEAQKAAAAAKPKPEAPAATQQENKTE is encoded by the coding sequence ATGAAACAATACTTTAAAAATACTTGGGATGGAATTTTCACAGTACTTGTTGGAATGAAAATTACATTTAAACATCTTTTCGTTCCGGCAGTAACTATACAATATCCTGATGTTAAGGTTGTGCTTCCCGAGCGTGTTAGGAACAGATTGTACGTCAACATGGATGATTGCATAGGATGCGATCAATGTTCCCGTGCTTGCCCCGTTAGTTGTATCGAAATTGAAACTATAAAAAGTGTTCCAGGTGATGATCTTGGCATCACGTCAAACGGAAAGAAGAAAGCTCTCTGGGTTACTAAATTTAATATCGATATTGCAAAATGCTGTTATTGCCAATTATGTGTTTTTCCTTGTCCAACCGAATGTATTTACATGACAAATGTTTATGAATTTGCCGAATTCGAAAGAAGTAATCTGCTCTATAAGTTTGCTACTTTAACCGATGAGGAAGTATCACAAAAGAAAATCAATTACGATAAAATGCAGGCTGAGAAAGAAGCTCAAAAAGCTGCCGCAGCAGCAAAACCTAAACCTGAAGCACCAGCAGCTACTCAACAAGAAAATAAAACCGAGTAA
- a CDS encoding NADH-quinone oxidoreductase subunit J, whose protein sequence is MNIYDIIFYVFAAITILSALFVVTTRNIVHSAFYLLFTFFGVAGIYVLLGADFIAIAQIMVYVGGILILILFGVMLTNKITSVEIRTGTVQMLPAAIGVAIFMGAVISVMIMTNWKSEPGMIPLTTTKDIGHLLLNDYVLIFELLGILLLIALIGAASIARREKE, encoded by the coding sequence ATGAATATTTACGACATCATCTTTTACGTTTTTGCAGCGATAACAATTCTCTCTGCTCTGTTTGTTGTTACAACACGCAATATCGTTCATTCCGCTTTCTATTTATTATTTACATTCTTCGGAGTCGCCGGAATTTATGTTCTGCTCGGTGCCGATTTTATAGCAATCGCACAAATAATGGTTTATGTCGGCGGCATTTTGATATTAATTCTCTTTGGTGTGATGTTAACAAACAAAATTACAAGTGTAGAGATAAGAACCGGAACTGTGCAGATGCTTCCCGCTGCAATCGGTGTTGCAATATTTATGGGAGCGGTTATTTCCGTAATGATAATGACAAATTGGAAATCAGAACCGGGAATGATTCCTTTAACCACAACAAAGGATATCGGTCATCTTTTACTAAACGATTATGTTTTAATTTTTGAATTACTCGGCATTCTTCTGCTGATAGCTTTAATAGGTGCCGCTTCTATTGCGAGAAGAGAAAAGGAATAG
- the nuoK gene encoding NADH-quinone oxidoreductase subunit NuoK, producing the protein MLTVGLNHFLVISAVLFSLGIYGIVTRKNAVMVLMGIELVLNSANINFIAFSRFGNFGLGGQVIALFVIILAAAEAAIALAIVLNIYKTFADVNVDEIDHLKE; encoded by the coding sequence TTGTTAACCGTTGGATTGAATCATTTTTTGGTTATAAGTGCCGTTTTATTTTCTCTCGGCATTTATGGAATTGTTACGCGCAAGAACGCTGTAATGGTTCTAATGGGGATTGAGCTCGTTTTAAATTCAGCAAATATAAATTTCATTGCATTCTCAAGGTTCGGCAACTTCGGATTAGGTGGACAGGTAATTGCGCTATTTGTTATAATACTTGCGGCTGCAGAAGCAGCAATTGCACTGGCAATAGTTTTAAATATATACAAGACGTTTGCAGACGTAAACGTTGACGAAATAGATCACTTAAAAGAATAG
- the nuoL gene encoding NADH-quinone oxidoreductase subunit L, with the protein MSESLLINISIVILFLPLLGFTTVIFFGKKIPKLYLFEVAILGLTLLLSIIVAYAKLSYFNTKDIIAAFTWISLSNAPSTGGFNIELGFKIDNITVMMLFVVNLISFLVHVYSIEYMRGDKRYTRYFAYLGIFTFSMLGIVLTHNLLMMYIFWELVGLSSYLLIGFWFEKKSASDAGKKAFIVNRIGDVGMFIGILILFTQYKTFTFDVIYQQIAAGNLPFGSNWWLTAAGILVFMGAVGKSAQFPLHVWLPDAMEGPTPVSALIHAATMVAAGVYLVVRIFVMLTADAMLVIAVVGAVTSLVAATIALTQNDIKKVLAYSTVSQLGYMVMSLGVGAYAFAFFHLVTHAFFKACLFLGSGSVIHSMHHEQDIRNMGGLKKKMPITYYTFLVSTLAISGVPLFSGFLSKDGILAGTLTFGKLTGHWLIPIIGFTVAGLTAFYMFRLVILTFHGEPRDHHKFEHAHESPFVMTMPLVVLATLSIFIWYTPNPINANAGWVLSNWIKTPAQVTPVDTRFEFMKPSSEEAKAEIQGPVTHSVEYTETMHWAHYPAMFLSLILAGLGILVAFMFYQWKKLNADKLAEKLKGLYKFSLNKWFLDELYDMTAIAGTLKFSSILAWFDNNIVDGIVNGSATVTRFASRMSGWFDTFVVDGAVNFTAFFSGFVGLSFRRLQTGKVQTYIIFVVFAIIILLMFFKPF; encoded by the coding sequence ATGAGCGAAAGTTTACTGATCAATATTTCCATAGTTATTCTCTTTCTTCCACTTCTTGGATTTACTACCGTTATTTTCTTCGGTAAAAAAATTCCGAAACTTTATCTTTTTGAAGTGGCAATTCTCGGATTAACTCTTCTTCTTTCCATTATTGTTGCATATGCAAAGCTCTCTTACTTCAATACAAAAGATATTATCGCTGCATTCACATGGATATCTCTGAGCAATGCGCCTTCTACTGGCGGGTTTAATATTGAGCTTGGTTTTAAGATAGACAATATTACCGTTATGATGCTCTTTGTTGTAAATCTTATAAGCTTCCTTGTTCACGTTTACTCAATTGAGTATATGCGCGGTGATAAAAGATACACACGTTATTTTGCTTACCTGGGAATATTCACTTTTTCAATGTTAGGAATTGTTCTTACTCACAATTTATTGATGATGTATATCTTCTGGGAATTGGTTGGTCTTTCTTCTTACTTGTTAATTGGTTTTTGGTTTGAAAAGAAATCCGCATCCGATGCCGGCAAGAAAGCATTTATTGTTAATCGTATCGGTGATGTTGGAATGTTTATCGGTATCTTAATTCTCTTCACACAATACAAAACATTTACGTTCGATGTTATATATCAGCAAATAGCAGCCGGCAATCTTCCTTTTGGAAGTAACTGGTGGTTAACCGCAGCGGGAATATTAGTTTTCATGGGCGCTGTTGGAAAATCCGCACAATTCCCTCTTCACGTATGGCTGCCAGATGCTATGGAAGGTCCAACTCCTGTCAGCGCATTAATCCACGCAGCTACAATGGTTGCCGCAGGTGTTTATCTTGTTGTTAGAATTTTTGTCATGCTGACGGCAGACGCAATGTTAGTAATTGCTGTAGTCGGAGCTGTTACTTCTCTTGTAGCCGCAACTATTGCGCTCACACAAAACGATATTAAAAAAGTTTTAGCTTATTCAACAGTTTCGCAACTTGGCTACATGGTAATGTCGCTTGGAGTTGGCGCTTATGCATTCGCATTCTTCCATCTTGTTACACATGCTTTCTTCAAAGCATGCTTGTTCTTGGGTTCCGGTTCTGTAATTCATTCAATGCACCATGAACAAGATATACGCAATATGGGCGGACTCAAGAAGAAAATGCCGATTACTTATTATACTTTTTTGGTTTCAACATTAGCTATATCCGGCGTGCCGCTCTTCTCCGGTTTCTTGAGTAAAGACGGAATCCTTGCCGGAACTCTAACATTTGGTAAGCTTACCGGTCATTGGTTGATTCCGATTATTGGTTTTACTGTAGCGGGATTAACAGCATTCTACATGTTCCGTCTTGTTATTTTAACATTCCACGGTGAACCAAGAGATCATCATAAATTTGAACATGCGCATGAATCACCTTTTGTTATGACTATGCCACTTGTTGTTCTTGCTACACTTTCAATTTTTATCTGGTACACCCCAAACCCGATCAATGCAAATGCAGGCTGGGTATTAAGCAACTGGATTAAAACTCCTGCGCAAGTTACACCTGTTGATACAAGGTTTGAATTCATGAAGCCGAGCAGTGAAGAAGCGAAAGCTGAAATTCAAGGTCCGGTTACACATTCAGTTGAGTATACCGAAACAATGCACTGGGCTCATTATCCGGCAATGTTCTTGTCACTCATTTTGGCAGGTTTGGGAATTCTAGTTGCATTCATGTTCTATCAATGGAAGAAATTAAACGCAGATAAACTCGCTGAAAAACTCAAAGGTTTGTATAAATTCTCTTTGAATAAATGGTTCCTCGACGAACTTTATGACATGACGGCAATTGCAGGTACATTAAAATTCAGTTCTATACTTGCTTGGTTTGATAACAATATTGTTGATGGAATCGTTAACGGATCGGCAACAGTAACAAGATTCGCATCAAGAATGAGTGGCTGGTTCGATACATTCGTTGTGGATGGCGCAGTTAATTTCACAGCATTCTTCAGCGGATTCGTCGGCTTATCATTCAGAAGATTACAGACTGGAAAGGTTCAGACATATATAATCTTTGTTGTTTTTGCGATAATTATTTTATTAATGTTCTTTAAACCGTTCTGA
- a CDS encoding NADH-quinone oxidoreductase subunit M, giving the protein MIGFPILSLITFLPILGMFLIMFMKKEQPKSIKYLTLGITAFQVVLAVILLANYNYSAGGIYQEKSFQFIEKFKWINISGISWLGNVKIDYFLGIDGLSMPMVLLTALITFIAAISSWTIEKSVKGYFALFLLLDAGMMGVFVSLDFFLFYIFWELMLLPMYFLIGIWGGPRKEYAAIKFFIYTLFGSVFILLVMIGLYFSATELMGDGSRVHTFSMLALMNPANYSADGILSMMNPNNLRLVAYIALFAGFAIKIPMFPFHTWLPDAHVEAPTPISVILAGVLLKMGTYGILRISYPIFPDITRQLMWYIALFGMINIVYGALVALAQKDFKKLIAYSSISHMGYVLLGMASLTTIGINGAIFQMFNHGTITAMLFLAVGVVYDRAHTRGLNDFGGLAAQMPVYTGFVTVAFFAAIGLPSMSGFVSEALVFIGAFGVDSIRILTIISTLGILLGAAYMLWTMQRIFFGPLNEKWSALKDLDAREYAMFIPLTIIIFFLGVYPSGMLNIMNSSVNSLVQFVSTTISTTSLGGL; this is encoded by the coding sequence ATGATTGGATTTCCGATTCTTTCGTTAATCACTTTTCTTCCGATTCTTGGAATGTTCTTAATCATGTTCATGAAAAAGGAACAGCCCAAATCAATAAAGTACTTAACGCTGGGTATAACGGCTTTTCAAGTTGTTCTTGCTGTTATTCTTCTTGCAAACTATAATTACTCAGCCGGTGGAATTTATCAAGAAAAGTCATTTCAGTTTATTGAAAAATTCAAATGGATCAATATTAGCGGTATTTCATGGCTTGGTAACGTTAAGATTGATTACTTTCTTGGTATAGATGGATTAAGCATGCCGATGGTTTTATTGACTGCACTAATTACTTTTATTGCTGCAATTTCATCATGGACAATCGAAAAATCAGTTAAAGGTTATTTCGCTTTGTTCCTTCTTCTCGATGCGGGTATGATGGGCGTTTTTGTTTCTCTTGATTTCTTCCTCTTCTATATCTTCTGGGAATTAATGCTTCTGCCGATGTATTTCTTAATCGGTATTTGGGGCGGTCCAAGAAAAGAATATGCAGCTATTAAGTTCTTCATCTATACTTTATTCGGCAGTGTGTTCATACTTTTAGTCATGATCGGTTTATATTTCAGCGCCACTGAATTAATGGGAGACGGAAGCAGAGTTCATACATTTAGTATGCTCGCCTTAATGAATCCGGCAAATTATTCCGCTGATGGTATTCTTTCGATGATGAACCCAAACAATTTAAGATTGGTTGCATACATCGCATTATTCGCTGGCTTTGCAATTAAAATTCCGATGTTTCCATTCCATACATGGCTGCCCGATGCACACGTTGAAGCTCCGACACCAATTTCAGTTATTCTTGCCGGCGTTCTCTTAAAGATGGGCACTTACGGTATTTTGAGAATCAGTTATCCAATCTTCCCCGATATTACACGTCAATTGATGTGGTACATTGCTCTTTTTGGTATGATCAATATAGTTTATGGTGCACTTGTAGCGCTTGCTCAAAAAGATTTCAAAAAATTAATTGCTTACTCATCGATTTCTCACATGGGTTATGTTTTGCTTGGAATGGCGTCTCTTACAACAATCGGAATCAACGGTGCAATCTTTCAAATGTTCAACCATGGAACAATTACAGCAATGCTCTTCTTGGCTGTAGGGGTTGTTTACGACCGTGCTCATACAAGAGGATTAAATGATTTCGGTGGACTCGCAGCACAGATGCCTGTGTATACCGGCTTTGTAACTGTAGCATTCTTTGCTGCAATCGGATTACCGAGCATGAGCGGATTTGTTTCTGAAGCACTTGTCTTCATAGGCGCTTTCGGTGTTGATTCAATTAGAATTCTTACAATAATTTCAACACTTGGAATTCTTCTCGGTGCTGCTTACATGTTATGGACTATGCAAAGAATTTTCTTCGGACCTCTTAACGAAAAATGGTCTGCTCTTAAAGATCTTGATGCAAGAGAATATGCAATGTTTATACCGCTCACAATAATTATCTTTTTCTTGGGAGTATATCCTTCCGGTATGTTAAACATTATGAATTCTTCGGTGAACTCATTAGTTCAGTTTGTTTCAACAACTATTAGCACAACTTCACTAGGTGGATTATAA
- a CDS encoding NADH-quinone oxidoreductase subunit N encodes MMANTNLYQSLNLIVPEIVLSISLIVLVLADLIFHKDKKIIPYLAITAILVTGYFVINQFGNYGTAFLTASATKNNFGMIAVDSFGIFFKMIVLVASLFIVFFSFGSGEINKIKARIGEYYALIFGMILGMFFMISATDLILIYLSMELMSLSSYVLSGFTKLRERNSEAALKYLLYGATSSGLMLFGISLIYGLTGSTNLYVINVLIQNPQVNLFTLAFACILIFAGIGYKISSAPFHFWTPDVYEGAPITITAFLSVASKAAGFALLIRFIKTTFVSYVDPLGMWQLINVFDWKSFLVAISILTMTLGNFSALWQNNLKRMLAYSSIAHAGYLLLGLVVLSNQGLLAILIYFSVYLLMNLGAFLIVMLIANKTGSEEIQDYNGLGHTSPFLGISLAIFLVSLTGLPPTAGFIGKLYLFIALVDAKMIVVAVIALLNSVVSLYYYIRVLKHMFLTKADKETQTVTTSLPNTILVSVLVTAVFVFGIYFGPLVDAAKSCLMILGL; translated from the coding sequence ATGATGGCAAATACTAATTTATATCAATCGCTAAATTTAATCGTACCGGAAATAGTTCTTTCTATTTCACTTATTGTTCTAGTTCTGGCAGATTTAATTTTTCATAAAGATAAAAAAATCATCCCTTATTTAGCAATTACCGCAATTCTGGTTACCGGTTACTTTGTAATAAACCAGTTTGGAAATTATGGCACTGCATTCCTAACAGCTTCCGCCACAAAGAATAATTTTGGAATGATCGCGGTTGATTCGTTCGGGATCTTTTTTAAGATGATCGTCCTCGTTGCCTCTCTCTTTATTGTCTTCTTCTCTTTTGGATCCGGCGAAATTAATAAAATAAAAGCTCGAATCGGCGAGTATTATGCATTGATCTTCGGAATGATCTTAGGAATGTTTTTCATGATTTCGGCAACCGACTTGATTCTAATCTATCTTTCAATGGAATTAATGTCATTATCATCCTATGTTCTTTCCGGATTCACAAAATTAAGAGAGCGCAATAGTGAAGCAGCATTAAAATATTTGCTTTATGGAGCCACTTCTTCTGGCTTAATGTTATTCGGTATCTCTCTCATTTACGGATTAACTGGAAGCACAAATCTCTATGTAATTAATGTATTGATTCAAAACCCTCAAGTAAATCTTTTTACGCTGGCATTTGCTTGTATCTTAATCTTTGCCGGTATTGGTTATAAAATTTCTTCTGCACCATTTCATTTTTGGACTCCGGATGTTTATGAAGGCGCACCGATCACAATCACGGCATTTCTTTCTGTAGCTAGTAAAGCAGCAGGATTTGCTCTATTGATTCGTTTCATTAAAACAACTTTTGTTTCTTATGTTGATCCGTTGGGAATGTGGCAGTTAATAAATGTATTCGATTGGAAGTCATTCCTCGTTGCTATTTCAATTCTTACAATGACTCTTGGTAATTTCTCAGCACTATGGCAGAATAATTTGAAGAGAATGCTTGCATATTCTTCAATTGCTCATGCCGGTTATCTTCTTCTTGGATTGGTTGTTCTCTCGAACCAAGGTCTTCTTGCAATCTTAATCTATTTTTCTGTTTACCTCTTGATGAATCTCGGTGCATTCCTTATTGTAATGTTGATTGCAAATAAAACCGGTTCGGAAGAAATTCAAGATTATAACGGACTTGGTCACACTTCACCATTCCTTGGAATTTCCCTTGCTATATTTTTGGTGTCATTAACCGGATTGCCTCCAACAGCTGGATTTATCGGCAAACTTTATCTCTTCATTGCTCTTGTAGATGCTAAGATGATTGTAGTTGCAGTGATTGCGCTTCTTAACTCTGTTGTTTCTCTTTACTATTATATCCGCGTTCTTAAACACATGTTCTTGACTAAAGCTGATAAAGAAACACAAACCGTTACTACTTCCCTTCCGAATACAATTCTGGTTTCTGTATTGGTCACGGCGGTTTTTGTTTTCGGAATTTACTTCGGACCACTAGTTGATGCAGCTAAAAGTTGTCTGATGATTCTAGGTTTATAA